DNA from Microbacterium sp. SORGH_AS_0969:
GCCGTCGGCTGGACCGCCGCCGCTGTCATCGGCTACCTCGTCGTCCCCTCTTCCGCCGACGGGTGGCGCTGGGCGTTCGCGCTCGGCGCGATCCCCGCGGTATACGCCCTGATCGTCCGCTGGGGTCTTCCCGAGTCGCCGCGTTGGTTGGCGTCTCGTGGCCGCAACACCGAAGCCGTCGCGATCGTTCGGGATCTCGAGGCCGCCGCCGGTCGCGTTTCGCTCGAGCCCTCGAGCGAGGGGGTGGCGGCATCCGCTCCCGCTCCTCGCGCCCGCGTCGGTGCGCTGTGGTCTCCGGGCCTCCGCGCGCGCACGGCGAGCCTGTGGGTGCTGTGGTTCTGCGTGAACTTCTCGTACTACGGCGCCTTCATCTGGATTCCGACGATCCTCGTGGCGCAGGGCTACGACCTCGTACGCTCTTTCGGTTTCACGCTCATCATCACCCTGGCCCAGCTTCCGGGGTACGCCGTCGCCGCGTGGCTCATCGAGGCGTGGGGGCGGCGCGCGACGCTCGCGACCTTCCTCGCCGGCTCGGCGATCGCCGCCGTGCTGTTCGGCACCGCCTCCGGTGAGGTCGCGGTGATCGCGACCGGAATGCTGCTGTCGTTCTTCAACCTCGGCGCCTGGGGTGCCCTCTACGCCGCGACGCCCGAGACCTACCCCACGTCCCTGCGGGGGACCGGTGCCGGGTGGGCCGCGGGCGTGGGGCGCATCGCGTCGATCCTCGCGCCCCTGTCGGTCCCGCCGCTGCTCGCCGCGGGCGGTGCTCCGCTGCTGTTCATCGTGTTCGCGGCGTTCTTCGCGGTGGCCGTCGTCGCGTCGCTCTTCCTCCGCGAGCAACGAGGGCGGGCGCTGGCCTGATCCTCCTCGGGTCGCGGGGGAGGGGCGCTTCGAACCGGGGAGCGTCGCCCGCGTAGGCTCGACGCATGGCATCCGTCCGCTATGTCGCGATCGGCGACTCGTTCACCGAGGGAGTCGGCGACGAACTCCCCGACGGCACGGTACGGGGGTGGGCCGACCTCGCGGCCCAAGGATGGGCGGATGCCGCGGGCGAACCGATCCAGTACGCCAATCTCGCGATCCGCGGCAAGCTGATCCAGCCCATCGTCGAGCAGCAGCTCAAGCCCGCTCTGGCGCTGAAGCCGACCCACCTGTCGTTCAACGGAGGGGGCAACGACATGCTCCGCCCCCGCTCAGACCTCGAGCGGATCATCGGGTTCTTCGAGCACGTCCTGCGTCGGTGCGACGAGGAGGGCGTGCAGCTCATCGTGCTGTCCGGCGCGAACCCGTCGGCGGGGCTGCCCCTCGGTCGGGTCCTGCAGATGCGCGGCGACCGCCTGTCGAAGGCGGTCGAGGAGCGGCTGGCATCGCGCCCCGACGTCATCACGGCGTACAACTGGTTCGATCGTGAGCTCGCCGGTGGCGAGTTCTGGTCGGTCGACCGGTTGCACATGAACCCGCGCGGACATCACCGGGTCGCCGCGCGTGTGATCGAGGCGGTCGGGCTGTCCGCGCCCGCCGAGTGGTGGCGTCTTCGTGACATCCCCGAGGTCGAGCGGTTGAAGGGGTCGGCCTACTACCGCGAGCACGTCGCGCCGTGGATCCGTCGTCGTCTCGCGGGCACCTCGTCCGGAGACGGCCGCGCCCCGAAATTCGGCGGCGAATGGGTGGAGCTGACGCCGGGCGGGTGAGCGTCGCCGGTCGCACGAACGGGCGCCGGGTGCCCGGGCTCAGAGCGCGCGACCCCCTGGTGTCTCGGCATCCGCGTGCCTAAGATCGCCGGATGTCTCCCTCGAACACGCGACTTCTGGCCCTTTCCGGCACCGCGATCGCGCTCGGCGCCCTCACGGGATGCTCCGGCGGTGAGGCGGAACAACCTTCGGCGCCCTCCTCGCCCTCTGTGGCCACGACCGCGCCGCCGACGACCGCGCCGCCCACACCGGACCCCTGGGCCGGCTACTTCGACGACGAGGTCGGCGATGCGGAGGTGGGGGAGTACCTCTGGCAGTCGTGGGGGACCTTCGGCGACGGCGATGAGGTCGCTCCGCGCCGCGGCGACAATCGGACCGTCGAGCCAGGCACGTACACCGTGACACTCGAGTGCGCCGGCCCCGAGATGATGACCGGGCGCATCACCACGACGTCGGGGACCGCCGTCATCGACCCGCTGTCGGTCTCGTGCATGGCCGCGACCCCCGTGCAGGTCGACCTCCCCGAGAAGGGGCTGCTCGTCGACCTCGACAGTGGCGGCGAAGAGGGCGCGTACCTGATCCGGGTCGCCGCGGCGGGATAGCGCGCGGATCACACGGCGATGGCACGCGTCACGGCATCGCGAGACGCGATTCCCGTGCGGCGGAACTCCCGCGTCCGGGCCGATCTCAGGGCAGACGGCACGCGGCGCTCAGCCCGAGATGCAGCATCCCGTCGATCGTCGAGCGGTCACGAGCTGACAACCGGATGACGCCGTCGTCCCGCAGGTCCTCCTGCATCGCGCGATCTTTCGCGTATCCCGCATCGTCGAAGGCGGCCAGAATCGCCGCGTACGAGTGCTCGTTGTCGCCGGTGGCGATCGTGAGGCCGAGACCCGTCGAGCCGTCGCAGACCAACTCGGACGCCGCCGGAATCGACACCGGCGCCCCGGAGGCATCCGTCACCGGTCCCGTCGCCGCTTCGAGGGCGAGGGATGCCATGCGCACGACCTCGTCGCGCGTGTCGCCGATCTGGTCGCTCAGTCGCGGGCCACCGTCGGGATCAGGGGAGACCGGATCCGGCGGAAGCTGCGCCGTGGGCTCTCGTCCTCCCACCAGACCGCACGCGGCATCGGCCGGATCGAGCAAACGGGGCAGCACGAGCTGAGGCTCACCGACGGTGGCCAGCGGTTCGGTGGAGCTGTCGAAGGTGTGCCACACGCGCACCTCATCGCCTTCGACGACCGCCATGTACGACCCCTGGGCGAAGGGGGTATGCCCGTCGTCCGTCTGCACGCTGTCGACCGGAGTGGCGAGAATGCCTTCGACGCGTAGCACCTCGATACGGGCAGAGAGAAGGAAAGCGCGCTCGCTCACGACGTACCCGGTCGAACAGCACATCGGCCACCACGGGCACGATGGACCCGCCCGTCAGGGCGGCCGCGAACGCCGCGAGCAGGAGCGCCGCGCACGCCGCCAACCGGAGAGGCACGAACAACAGCAGCCACCACCGTCGCGCGGGTATCGCGCACACCGCGACCACGAACGCGAGCAGGGCGATCTGCACGCTGGCACCCGCGATCGCTTCCGAGTCCCACCCGCCCACGATGACCTCTGTCGGGCCTTCTGATCGCGAACCGAGGATGGTGAGCGCCAACAGGACGGCGAGCGGCGGGAGCACGAGTACGGCCGACACGACGGCGACGACACGCCGCACCGGGCGCGGGCGCGCAGACGCGGGGGCAGCGGGCGGGAGGACGTCCTGCGTCATGCGGCCAGCCTGCCATCCTCCGCTGCGGGAGAGCCCGGGGCCGCGCCGACGGGGGAGAGGGGCACAGTCGGCTCATAGGCTCCGGACAGCGGCACGGTCCACAATGAGCACATGACCCTCGCACTCGTCACCGGCACCTCCAGCGGCATCGGCCTCCACACCGCGATCGGTCTCGCACGAACCGGCGTCGACGTGATCGCCACCGTCCGCGACACGGGCCGCGCCGACGCCCTGCGCGCGGCCGCCGCCGAGGCGGGGGTGGAGCTCGACATCCGCGCGCTGGACGTCACCGACGCCGAGCGCGCGCGTTCGCTCGTCGCCGACGCCGGCCCGCTCGACATCCTCGTGAACAACGCCGGCCGCGGCGCCGTCGGCACCCTGGAGCAGCTCAGCGACGAAGACCTCCAGAAGCAGCTCGACACGAACTACCTCTCCGTCGCGCGGCTGACCCGACTCGTGCTGCCCGGGATGCGAGAGCGAGGCAGGGGTCGCATCGTCACGGTGACGAGCGTCGGGGGAGCGGTGGGCCAGCCCTTCTCGGACGCCTACTGCGCCGCGAAATTCGCCGTCGAGGGCCTGATGCAGTCCCTCGCGCCGGTCGTCGCCCCGTTCGGCATCGACGTGTCGATCGTCGAGCCGGGTGCCGTCGCGTCGTCGTTCACCGCCTCGGTCGAGCGCGCGGAACCCGGCCCGTACGCGGCTCTCCAGCAGGCGTACCTCGATCGTGCGGCGACGTCGTTCGCGAGCGCGCAGTCGGCGGACGATGCCGCAGAGACCGTCGTCGAGGCGGCCATCACCGACGCGCCCCGGTTCCGCTGGCAGACCTCGGAGTCCGCGCTGCGGTTCGCTGGCCTGTCGCTCGCCGACCTCAGCGGTTCGCGTGTGCTCGACGTGACGTCGCACTGGGTCCGCTGACCGCCCGCGGCCGCGTTGAGTGTCCAAGACACGCCGCTACGGCCCGCGCCATGACGGCGTGTCTTGGACACTCGACAGGGAACGGGACGCGAGCGGCGGGGACGCTCGTTCGTGCCCAAGCTGACATAATGTGAATTATCGGCGTTACCACGACTGGAGCGCACGCCCGGGATTCGGGCCGCATTATGTACCCCGCGGCACCGGCGCACCACCCCCGAATCGAGCGGTCTTTACGCGCGTAGCGTCCCAGGAGAGCCAGGTGCCGCCCGTCGTCGACGTCCGCGCCGGTTCGCTGAGCCGAAGGACCGGATGAGCCAGTCGATCGATGCCGCGATGCCTTACACCGGCGACACCCTCGGAGGTCGCTACGTGCTGTCCGACCGCGTCGGAGCCGGCGGAATGGGCCGTGTCTTCCGCGCGCGCGACACCGTCCTCGCACGCGACGTGGCGATCAAGCTCTTCCACACCGACCGGGCCGACGCCATCGAACCCGGGCGTCGCCTGTCGGAAGCACGTGTTCTCGCCGCCTTCGACCACCCGTCGCTCGTCACGCTCTACGACGCTCGCCTCGACGCCGGCGACCACATCTACCTCGTCATGGAGTACGTCGACGGTCCTTCCCTGCAGCGACGCATCGAGGCGGGCGCTTTGGAGCCCGCCTTCGTCGCCGCACTGCTCGTCGATCTCGCGCGCGCTCTCGCCGCGGTGCATGCCACCGGCGTGGTCCACCGCGATGTGAAGCCGTCGAACGTGCTCCTGCGTCCCACCCGCCATTCTCCGCACGGGTTCGAGGCCGTTCTCGCCGACTTCGGCGTCGCCCACCTGATCGACGCCACGCGTCTGACCACCCCGGGCACCGTCATCGGAACCGCCGCCTACCTGGCCCCCGAGCAGGTCCGCGGCGAACCACCGCAGCCCGCGTCCGACATCTACTCCCTCGGGCTGCTCACCATCGAAGCGCTCACGCGTCTGCATCCCTACCAGGGCGGGACTCTGCAAGAGACGGTACTGGCACGGCTGGCCTGTCCCCCGTCGATTCCCGCCTCACTGGGTCGCGAATGGGCGTCCCTGCTCACCGACATGACCGCGTTCGATCCCGCGGTGCGCCCCCCGGCGGCCGTGATCGCCGAACGAGCGGCGGCGCTGACCTTCTCGACGGACATCGAGATCCCGGATGCCGACGACCTCGACCTTCTCGACCTGCTCGACGTCGAGACGGCTCCCTGGACGCCGCTCCCCGACCTCGAGGCCTCCGCTTCCGCCTCGACCCTCGCCACGTCGCCACCCACCCCGCCATCCTCCGGTGACCGCCGGCGGCGCGCGACGGCACGCCGACGACCCGCCATCCGCCGCGCCTGGCTAGGTGCCGCCGTGCTGGCCGCGGTGCTCGTCGTCGGAGGCCACGTGCTGGCCCTCTCGCTCCTGGCTCCGACGCAGCACGTGACTGAGATCGCGCCGTCTCCCTCGCCGAGCGCCCCCGCGGCGCAGGAGCCGGTTCCTGCGCAGCAGGTCGCCGTCCCCGGCTCGCGCTGACGCGGCGGGAACGGCGACCGATCTCAGCGCATCACGAGCGTCTGGGTGCGGACCCCGAGCTTCTGAGCGATGTTCATCGCCGAACCGTCGGCCACCATAGCCCAGTTCTCGCCGAGCAGGTAGCTGGTCACCTCACCCACCTTGACCACGGTCTGCGCGTCGAACCACTTCTGCGCCTCGTCGGCCGTCGCGAACACCGCGACGGTCTGCATCTGGCCGGACGCACCCGTGCAGTCGATCGACGATGTGGCGAGCGAGAGACCCGAGTCCTTCGGGTCCGTGCAGACGCCACCGGCCGCCACGAACGCGTCGACGACGGCTCGCGCGGTATCGAAGCTCGAGGCGTTCGCGTCGTCGATGTCGGCGGCGTAGTCGTCGAGTTCGTCGTCGATGTCATCGTCGGCGTCATCCGC
Protein-coding regions in this window:
- a CDS encoding MFS transporter; amino-acid sequence: MSASTDTVRVSERLDALPFTRRHGRILGGSGLGWALDAMDVGLISFIIAALAAQWKLEPAQASWIASAGFAGMAIGASLGGLLADRFGRRQVFALTLLVYGVATGASALVGGLAALLVLRFVVGLGLGAELPVASTYVSEFAPARIRGRVIVFLEAFWAVGWTAAAVIGYLVVPSSADGWRWAFALGAIPAVYALIVRWGLPESPRWLASRGRNTEAVAIVRDLEAAAGRVSLEPSSEGVAASAPAPRARVGALWSPGLRARTASLWVLWFCVNFSYYGAFIWIPTILVAQGYDLVRSFGFTLIITLAQLPGYAVAAWLIEAWGRRATLATFLAGSAIAAVLFGTASGEVAVIATGMLLSFFNLGAWGALYAATPETYPTSLRGTGAGWAAGVGRIASILAPLSVPPLLAAGGAPLLFIVFAAFFAVAVVASLFLREQRGRALA
- a CDS encoding SGNH/GDSL hydrolase family protein, yielding MASVRYVAIGDSFTEGVGDELPDGTVRGWADLAAQGWADAAGEPIQYANLAIRGKLIQPIVEQQLKPALALKPTHLSFNGGGNDMLRPRSDLERIIGFFEHVLRRCDEEGVQLIVLSGANPSAGLPLGRVLQMRGDRLSKAVEERLASRPDVITAYNWFDRELAGGEFWSVDRLHMNPRGHHRVAARVIEAVGLSAPAEWWRLRDIPEVERLKGSAYYREHVAPWIRRRLAGTSSGDGRAPKFGGEWVELTPGG
- a CDS encoding SDR family NAD(P)-dependent oxidoreductase, with the translated sequence MTLALVTGTSSGIGLHTAIGLARTGVDVIATVRDTGRADALRAAAAEAGVELDIRALDVTDAERARSLVADAGPLDILVNNAGRGAVGTLEQLSDEDLQKQLDTNYLSVARLTRLVLPGMRERGRGRIVTVTSVGGAVGQPFSDAYCAAKFAVEGLMQSLAPVVAPFGIDVSIVEPGAVASSFTASVERAEPGPYAALQQAYLDRAATSFASAQSADDAAETVVEAAITDAPRFRWQTSESALRFAGLSLADLSGSRVLDVTSHWVR
- a CDS encoding serine/threonine-protein kinase, whose translation is MSQSIDAAMPYTGDTLGGRYVLSDRVGAGGMGRVFRARDTVLARDVAIKLFHTDRADAIEPGRRLSEARVLAAFDHPSLVTLYDARLDAGDHIYLVMEYVDGPSLQRRIEAGALEPAFVAALLVDLARALAAVHATGVVHRDVKPSNVLLRPTRHSPHGFEAVLADFGVAHLIDATRLTTPGTVIGTAAYLAPEQVRGEPPQPASDIYSLGLLTIEALTRLHPYQGGTLQETVLARLACPPSIPASLGREWASLLTDMTAFDPAVRPPAAVIAERAAALTFSTDIEIPDADDLDLLDLLDVETAPWTPLPDLEASASASTLATSPPTPPSSGDRRRRATARRRPAIRRAWLGAAVLAAVLVVGGHVLALSLLAPTQHVTEIAPSPSPSAPAAQEPVPAQQVAVPGSR